The genomic segment GATGCACGTCCATCTTTAGAAGCATATACTCTGGCTGGGGAGCAGGTGGAGATCATACATACTTTAAGAGTAACTCGATTTGAgagctgagatttttaaaattatttatttaacaacgGGTATGTACAAAGTATTATCTATATGCTGAAAGAATACATACCTGACCTCAAAGAGCCTACAATAAATTGGTATGAAAGTATACAGAAACGCATAATTTACAAGGCAATTAAACAGTTAGACATTGGAGCACCAGCTAATTCAAAGCATTGAAATCAAATCAACAGAAGTATAAGAAGAATAAAGAAGCATTTCAAGTTGTTCTTTCAAAGATAAGATGAAGGCTGTGAGCAACACAGATTAGCAAACAGCATAAAAAAAAGGTTTTCTAGGTAGGGAACATAAATGAGAGGCTACAACTTTAAAGAACAAAAGGGAAGGGCTGTAGCCAAGAGGCAGGAAAGAATGAATCAGTCTTATAGAATGATTTTATGTaaacaaaatggagaaattaaggtAGAGTAGAAAAGATAATATATCTGTCCTTGAGAAGCACACAGTCTGATTATAGAATGCATAACTAAGAAACGAGATAGattatagttaaaattaaaaataaaaggaaacctACAAGTAAATGAAATGTGTAGTCCTTACTTTCCTAATAGTGGGTAAGGATCACACTAAGTTACTCCCACTCTCCCACCTTAGTGACCCAAGGGAAACCAGGCAGGCAATGGTCCACATTGATTAGTGATTCCCAGGGGAGACCACGGTGTGAGCATCTTCTTATAAAGAAAACTTAACTCAAAGGTCTTCACTCTCTGTCTCAGAGAACCATGCCTTAAGAAACTGACCGAGCCAGACCTGAGGGCTTCTCCCCAGTGTGAGTTCGCTGGTGGTGATTAAAAGTGGAGCGCTgactaaaggctttcccacactcactacattcataaggtttctctccagtgtgaactctctGGTGCACAATAAGCTGTGAGCTGTcactaaaggctttcccacaatCGTTGCATTTATAGGGTTTTTCCCCAGTATGTGTTCTCTGATGCACCATAAGGCTGGAGCTATAACTGAAGACCTTTCCACACtcattacattcatagggtttctcaccagtgtgaattctctggtgtATAATAAGGTGCGAATTTTGATTAAAGGACTTTCCGCACTCATTGCACTTATAGGGCTTTTCACCTGTGTGAAGTCTCTGGTGCCGAATAAGACATTTACTCAGACTAAATGCCTTACCACACTCACTACATTCaaaaggtttttctccagtatgaattcgtTCATGGTCAACAAGTTGAGAATTCTGattgaaggctttcccacattcgcTACATTTGTATGGCTTTTCCCCAGTATGGAGGCTCTGATGTCGAATAAGACATTTGCTCCGACTGAAGGccttgccacattcattacactCATAAGGCTTCTCCCCAGTGTGGATTCTCTGATGGTCTAGGAGATTTCTGTTAGAACAGAAAGCTCTCCCACATTGATTACACCTGTAAGGTTTCTTACCACTGTGAAGGACCTGATGTCGCAGAAGACTTTTACTCCGAATGAATGCCTCTCCACACTcattacattcataaggtttctccccAGTATGAGTTCTCTGGTGGTCAATGAGTCGGGAACTCTGAGTGAAGGCTTTtgcacattcattacatttataagGTTTCTCCCCATTATGGAGTCTTTGGTGTTGAATGAGATGGGAGCTATGACGATAGGTCTTTCCACACTCGCtgcattcatagggtttttccCCTGTGTGTGTTCTGAGATGAACAATGAGCTGAGAGGTTTGCCTGAAGGTCTTACCACATTCATTACAcacatagggtttctctccagtgtggattctCTGATGGCCAATAAGGTGTGAACTCCGATTGAAGGCTTTCCCGCATTCATCACACTGATAGGATTTCTGTCCCTTTAGAGTTCCTTCATGGTCAGCAGGACTGAAAGACAGATTTGGTTGTTCTTCGAGTTCCTTATAGTCCTCACTCTTGTCTTTTGTGGATTTTTTCTTATCCTCATCTGTTACttcaaaaaaatcactttctagTCTGCTCCCTTCTTCATCCGAGGGTTGCTCTTCTGGCTTCTTGAAAGTATCTTCAGAGACGTCTTCAGCCTCTGGTCCCCCAGGAAAGAGTCCCCCTGGTGTCCTATCAGATGACTCTGATCCTTTAGAAATTTCCTGTTTCAAAGTCAACTCTGAACTCCCCATCCTGTTCTCACCTGCtctcaaaagaaggaagaaaacaactcttactcatttcttctctttttgagGAAACAGAATCGTCAAGAGCCCATGTACCGGAAAAAAGGCCATGTTATGTTAAGACATGAGATGACAGATTTAACACAAGAGTAAATGGGAAGTAGCTCAATTTCTTCTTATGGATACAAAAACAAGGAAGGGGAAGATGGGCAGTGGATTCAAGTGGGAAAAAGACTCCAAGACAGCCAGATTTTGAGCCAATACAGCCAAATTAGAAGGGACATCAGAAAGCAAGAGACCAGACTGTGAAGCACAGTGTGATCCTGCAGAAGTCACTCTTGGGGCTATGTGTCCTTACTAAAACGATGAACTCTTAAGTTCTTTTCCAACCATAACATTGTATGGTTCTATagttctcagaaaaaaatgctgGGAGACAAAATGCTGGCAAATACCTCAAGTCAAAtataagaaagagggaaggaaaagatagGAGTTGACTACAGACTTATATTATGAGAGTATAATTAGGAAAGTATGCAAAAAGGAGAGATCTTGGAAGACATTGGCAAGATTTAGAGAAGCTATGGGATCAGAACTGCTAAGGAACAGTGTTGAAGGGGACGGCAGAGCTCTAACAGTGGGGATGCCAATACTCCCAGAGCACGGAACTAGTATCCAGTTCTGTACTCCTACAAAAATTAAGAGGGACACCAATAattgaaatatgaattaaaatatgtCTCTGGGATCTTGAATCTATGAAATATAAAGGAAACTGAAGTGAATATTTGCCttgtattttggaatttttgaatACAAAATCTGGGAGAAGGTAGAGTAATCATGGTCATAGATAATCACCAATGTATGGGTTTCTTTCAGTTATGTTTTAATCAGGGCCACGGCCATCATGCCATTTAGCCTGTGGAAAGTCAAAGATGGTAGACCAATCCTTTCCAGAGTTGGCTAGTGTCCTAACTTTGTCAATCATAGGAACTTCCCTGACAAATAAACCTTCCAGGAAACTGCCCTGCCCCAGTCATTGCAGAGAGGGATGCTTAGGAAACCACGTTTTGTGTGATTCTGAGCATTGCAGGATGGACCACAGGTGACTGGACCAGGGGCAGGCACTAGACCCATGGAAAGCTTATCTGCAGGttaggtgttttgtttgtttgtttgagatagagtcttgctctgtcaccctgagtagagtgtagtggtgtcatcacggctcactgcaacctcaaactcctgtgttcaagcaatcctcttgccttagccttccaagtagctgggactacaggtgcatgccatgacacccagctaatttttctatttttagttgagataggtcttgctcttgcttaggctggtctcaaattcctgagctcaagcaatcctcctgcctcgacctcccagagtgctacgattacaggtgtaagccaccacacctggcctatagCTTAGTTTTGAGCCTGTGCTGAGGCCTGGGTTAAAGCTCTGTCCAAACAGAGAAGATATTTAATGGCTGTAGCAACCAGAATCCCTCTCTAAGTAAATGTGGAACTTGAAGTAGGGAAAAATTTAGGTAACTACGAGTAGGAAGGAAGCTGAAATGATGCAAGGAAGGAAGTCAAGCCATTAGGAGCCACAGCAAACAATAAGTATGAGGGAACAATTAGGAAGGAGCTATGAGAGGGACGAAAGATTCAGAGTCAATTAAATGGGTAGCAGCAACAGGACAAGCAGAGAGAAAACTGATAAACTGCAAGTATATTCACTGCAGAACATGGGCATAAAAATTCATTTGCTTTTGCTGCTCAGGCTCCCAGGCTGCCCTGGGTCAAGGCCCAGTCTCTACAAGTCTCTGTTTCCCACAGTGTGGTCTAACTGATCAGTTTGTTCTGGGGTCCCATTCCTTTGAGCCTTACAACACAGAGCTCCCTACTTACAATAACTTGAGTGACTCTCCATTCCTTTCAACTAAAAAAACCCCAACTAAACCACCTATGTCAATCAGTAATGAAGTAAAGAGAATGTTGATTCTTATAAAGCTGAGTTACAGGTGCAAAGAGGTTCACTATAATATTCACTCTGGTTTATCTATGtttggaaattttcataataacaagttagaaaagacaaagcaaatagcaaagaaaatgtacaaaaggcAGACTCTAAGTTACTGAGGAACAGAATTATTACCCAATGAGGCTGTGCTGCAGTAATTTTCCAACATCATGTTCCGGTAAAGGGCCAGACCTTTCCTCTTCTTCTCAGTATAGTCCACAGACAGGTCCTCATACACTGCAGTGTCCTGGAATAACAAGCTGCTATTGCTCAGGAACATTCCCAGCCTGAACGGCAGAGTCATCAGGGCTACAGAGGGCACAGGGTATGGGCTCTTGGTGGGCAAAGGGGTGGGAGACAGGAGCTTTGATGACAATTCCCGGAAGGACAAGTCCGGCAAGATAGAGTTTATAAACTCAGCAGTAGGGACCCAGCCCCAGGGGGAAGCAATTAGGCAGAAAAGCCACGGGAACAGTCTCAAAAGGGACAGAGTCCTGGAGGTGAGAGCTCTAGCCATTCTTGGGCCACAGACATGGGAACttgggaaaaacagaaagaaccaAGCTCACCTGGGGCCTGACCATCCGAAGCACAGTTGCCTCTACTTGTTCTCCTGAGTTCCCCACTTGGGGAAGGGCAGGAACTGGGGAAGCAAGTTGAGCTGAGGGAGGAAACAAAGCTATGAATAGGACAAACCCTGCCCTTGGCTCCTATAAGATCTATGTTCTCAATGGGTGGATTCAAGAGAACCAGGCAGCTATATACACACTGACTCTTACCCTCTTCCATAACGTATTACCCCAAGGTGCTAAGAATTTTCCCTGGAGGGCACACAGTAGAAGGTTCCTGTTCAAACTGAGAACTCAGTGTTCCTCCAGCCTGCACTCTCTTCAACCTCTCTGAAGGGAGCTCCTCCTCTGGGCACATTCTTTCTCCCACGGCTTCCCTAACACCGGCCATGCCCGATTTTCCTCCCCCAGTTCTGGTTCCTCATGCCCTGGttcctcttcctgctccttccctcTCATTACAGACACTCCTTGAAGCTCAGGCCTCagtgcttctttttttctctgtcagcGATCTCACTGACCCTCATAGCTTTAACGCTGCTCTCACAGTTCTCACTTCTCTCCTAGACCTGTACCACATGCTTCCAGTTGTCCGTGGGACATTCCATGTGGGTGTCCCGCAACACCTTAAATTCAGAGTCTAAAATGCATATTCTCACCACCTTCCTTTCTGGATTTCCCAAGATCTGTCAAAGATTCCATTATTACCCAAAACATTCTAATTTCCCTACCTCTTCTTTCAAACCCAAATCCCATGTATTCTTCCATGACGTTTCTCACGTTTATCCTACTCCACTCGCCTTGTACAGAGGTTCCCTCCCATTCAATCCACAATGCTCACCTGTGCCAGAGTAATCCTCCTGAAATACATCATCCTCTGCCCCCCAAAATCCTCCTAGCCTCAACCTCAAGGTCCTGTACAAGTCAGGCCCAGGTTCCCAAATATAGCCCTCCCTGACTCCACCCCAATGGGACCCAAGGAACCTCCAGGTTAGAGTCTTTGCTTATATTCTTTCCTAATGGCATGCCTACtacttttctttccccttcaaaATCCGGCCCCATTTTTCACTGCTCAAGCCACTGCTATTTCCTTTGTGAAGCATCCCCTACCAGTTCCAGTCCACAATGGTCTTGTTTTTTTATCCAAAGACTACCTTTTATAAAGCCCACATTGCTCATTTGTGACAGGATCAAATTCCTAAGGACAGATATCATTCATACATGTCTTATGAGATTGCCTCTTCTTACATTTATGACTGACTCTCTACCACCTAGATAACAAGCTCTTTTAAAGCATTGACAACGTACTATATCTCTTTGGTCTCCAACACTGCCTTCCCTTGACATGTGCTTGACAAAAATTTGCTAAATACGTGAATGGTTGGAGAACAAGCAAAAGGAACAGACAAGGTCACTGGGAAGGAGGACAGATGGCAGAAAAATGAGGGATTACAACAGGGAAGGAGATGGGCAGAAATGAAGTAGACTTCAGAGGAGACAAGGGAGGCATGACTTGAGGTCAGAGCTGGGGAGATGAGTACCAAAGTGCCCACTGGGCAAGTGGTGTGCTCCTGGGTCATGAGGAGGCTCCAAGTAGGCTCCAGGGACTGAGCCCCCACTGAGGGGTGAGGTAGGAGGAGATTCCTTTGTTGTACCCAGAGCTGTCGTCTCCTCCAAATGCATTTCCTGTTCCCGTGCCAGGGATGAAACCTAGAAACAAGGAAATATGATTGGATTCAAAACAGCATTCTTGAAAGTATTGACCCCTAACCTCTAAGTAGTCCCCTACAGATAACaaaacagggaaaagaaaagccacagtgTCCTTCCCGCCCCACCAGTGCAGCCTACTGAGGAAAAGTGTGGCAAAGCAGAATCTAATGCCTGCAA from the Eulemur rufifrons isolate Redbay chromosome 7, OSU_ERuf_1, whole genome shotgun sequence genome contains:
- the LOC138386841 gene encoding zinc finger protein with KRAB and SCAN domains 7 isoform X2, translating into MTTEGRGSTVGLIPRSAVFQKQEGRLTVKQEPESQTWGQGCSLQKNHPPVCEIFRLHFRQLCYHEMSGPQEALSRLRELCRWWLMPEVHTKEQILELLVLEQFLSILPGELRTWVQLHHPESGEEAVAVVEDFQRHFNGSGEVSSLAREQEMHLEETTALGTTKESPPTSPLSGGSVPGAYLEPPHDPGAHHLPSGHFAQLASPVPALPQVGNSGEQVEATVLRMVRPQDTAVYEDLSVDYTEKKRKGLALYRNMMLENYCSTASLAGENRMGSSELTLKQEISKGSESSDRTPGGLFPGGPEAEDVSEDTFKKPEEQPSDEEGSRLESDFFEVTDEDKKKSTKDKSEDYKELEEQPNLSFSPADHEGTLKGQKSYQCDECGKAFNRSSHLIGHQRIHTGEKPYVCNECGKTFRQTSQLIVHLRTHTGEKPYECSECGKTYRHSSHLIQHQRLHNGEKPYKCNECAKAFTQSSRLIDHQRTHTGEKPYECNECGEAFIRSKSLLRHQVLHSGKKPYRCNQCGRAFCSNRNLLDHQRIHTGEKPYECNECGKAFSRSKCLIRHQSLHTGEKPYKCSECGKAFNQNSQLVDHERIHTGEKPFECSECGKAFSLSKCLIRHQRLHTGEKPYKCNECGKSFNQNSHLIIHQRIHTGEKPYECNECGKVFSYSSSLMVHQRTHTGEKPYKCNDCGKAFSDSSQLIVHQRVHTGEKPYECSECGKAFSQRSTFNHHQRTHTGEKPSGLARSVS
- the LOC138386841 gene encoding zinc finger protein with KRAB and SCAN domains 7 isoform X1; protein product: MTTEGRGSTVGLIPRSAVFQKQEGRLTVKQEPESQTWGQGCSLQKNHPPVCEIFRLHFRQLCYHEMSGPQEALSRLRELCRWWLMPEVHTKEQILELLVLEQFLSILPGELRTWVQLHHPESGEEAVAVVEDFQRHFNGSGEVSSLAREQEMHLEETTALGTTKESPPTSPLSGGSVPGAYLEPPHDPGAHHLPSGHFAQLASPVPALPQVGNSGEQVEATVLRMVRPQDTAVYEDLSVDYTEKKRKGLALYRNMMLENYCSTASLGENRMGSSELTLKQEISKGSESSDRTPGGLFPGGPEAEDVSEDTFKKPEEQPSDEEGSRLESDFFEVTDEDKKKSTKDKSEDYKELEEQPNLSFSPADHEGTLKGQKSYQCDECGKAFNRSSHLIGHQRIHTGEKPYVCNECGKTFRQTSQLIVHLRTHTGEKPYECSECGKTYRHSSHLIQHQRLHNGEKPYKCNECAKAFTQSSRLIDHQRTHTGEKPYECNECGEAFIRSKSLLRHQVLHSGKKPYRCNQCGRAFCSNRNLLDHQRIHTGEKPYECNECGKAFSRSKCLIRHQSLHTGEKPYKCSECGKAFNQNSQLVDHERIHTGEKPFECSECGKAFSLSKCLIRHQRLHTGEKPYKCNECGKSFNQNSHLIIHQRIHTGEKPYECNECGKVFSYSSSLMVHQRTHTGEKPYKCNDCGKAFSDSSQLIVHQRVHTGEKPYECSECGKAFSQRSTFNHHQRTHTGEKPSGLARSVS